The proteins below are encoded in one region of Segatella copri:
- a CDS encoding ATP-binding protein has translation MAEYIHRNIDSELIAWKEDSMRKPLLLRGARQVGKSSAVKNLGKQFEYFAEVNFERNKAIKTFFQGDIDVRLIAKKISSYINVPIEAGKTLLFLDEIQECPEAIMALRFFKEDYPELHVIAAGSLLEFTLQELPTFGVGRIHSLFMYPMTFDEFLYANHEEGLILLRNEAYGNQSLDQAFHDKLVEYFRTYLLVGGMPESVLAWTKTHDFNRCRNIQEDIILTYEDDFSKYKKRVNPDLLRTTMRGICHQAGEKLTYKQISADYQSSQIREALRLLTLAGIVTPVVATSGNGIPLDAEADEKNMKVLFLDPGLLLAVLQLEGDLSQQLIELILAGTPQELVNKGGVTEMVAGLEMMRYKPCIQRQKMFYWEQKGKSVAEIDYLEIHNMKITPIEIKSGTQGGMKSLWLFMREKKLTEAFRCSLENFGSFDYIDKQDDNAIRHVTILPLYALSLLRSR, from the coding sequence ATGGCAGAATATATACATAGAAACATAGACTCAGAACTCATCGCCTGGAAGGAAGATTCCATGCGGAAACCCTTGCTGCTTCGTGGTGCCCGTCAGGTTGGGAAGTCATCAGCAGTTAAAAACTTGGGAAAGCAATTCGAGTATTTCGCCGAGGTAAACTTCGAACGTAACAAGGCTATCAAAACCTTCTTTCAGGGGGATATTGACGTACGATTGATTGCTAAAAAAATCAGTAGCTATATCAATGTCCCTATAGAAGCAGGTAAGACGCTCCTCTTTCTCGACGAAATCCAGGAATGCCCAGAAGCCATCATGGCACTACGCTTCTTCAAGGAAGATTATCCTGAACTGCATGTCATAGCCGCAGGATCACTTCTGGAATTTACGCTTCAGGAGCTCCCTACTTTTGGAGTAGGAAGGATTCACTCGCTCTTCATGTATCCGATGACTTTCGATGAATTCCTGTATGCCAATCACGAAGAAGGACTCATCCTTCTCCGTAATGAAGCATACGGAAACCAGTCTTTAGATCAAGCCTTCCATGATAAACTCGTGGAATACTTCCGCACCTACCTGCTTGTTGGAGGCATGCCGGAATCTGTTCTGGCATGGACCAAGACACACGATTTCAACCGATGCAGAAACATCCAGGAAGACATCATTCTGACATACGAAGATGATTTCAGCAAGTATAAAAAGAGAGTCAACCCGGATTTGCTGCGCACAACGATGCGTGGCATCTGTCATCAGGCAGGAGAGAAGTTGACATACAAGCAAATATCAGCAGATTATCAGAGTTCACAAATCAGAGAAGCCCTCCGCCTGTTGACACTTGCAGGAATCGTTACTCCTGTGGTCGCTACCTCGGGCAATGGTATTCCGCTGGATGCGGAAGCTGACGAGAAAAACATGAAGGTCCTCTTTCTGGACCCAGGATTACTGTTAGCCGTGCTTCAACTGGAAGGCGACCTGTCTCAGCAGCTCATAGAACTTATTTTAGCCGGCACTCCTCAGGAACTTGTCAATAAGGGAGGCGTAACAGAAATGGTTGCCGGACTCGAGATGATGCGTTACAAACCATGCATCCAGCGCCAGAAGATGTTTTATTGGGAGCAGAAGGGGAAGAGTGTTGCCGAGATAGACTATCTGGAAATCCACAACATGAAGATTACCCCTATCGAAATCAAATCGGGCACTCAGGGCGGCATGAAGAGTCTCTGGCTATTCATGAGAGAGAAAAAGCTCACCGAAGCATTCCGTTGTTCCTTAGAGAATTTTGGATCATTTGATTACATTGACAAGCAGGACGATAATGCCATAAGGCATGTCACCATACTGCCTCTCTATGCATTATCCCTATTGAGAAGCCGTTAA